The region ATCAGCCTCATGAATGACTCTCTTGCACCGCATCTTGAAATCGCCCTGCGCCACGCGTCGCCGGGATTGACTGTCACACGCATCCCACGTGTGGATCTCTGCGTGGGGCAAGGCTCTACGGACAAGGCTCCCTGCCTGTATCGTTCGATGATCTGCTTCATCCTGCAAGGCTCAAAGCGCGTTGCGATTAACGACACGGTTTTGAGTTACAACAGCGAACAGTATCTTATCAGCGCGCTTGAGCTGCCTTTGATCGGACAAATTCTTGATGCTGAAGATGGGCAGCCTTACGTAGCAGTATCGCTGGTGCTGGATCCGGCCATACTGGCGGAATTAGCGGCGAACATGCCTTCTGTCCGCGAGAGCGAACAGAAGGGGATTGGCATCATGATAAATCCCATGACCGCTTCGCTCCGCGATACGTTACTCCGCCTAATGTTGTTGCTCGATACGCCTGACGATATCCCTATTCTTGGCCCTATGCTCGAACGGGAATTGCTTTATCGTCTCCTGCAGGGCCCTCAGGGACGACTGCTGCGTCAGATTGCCCAACCCGATGGCGCACTCAATAGCATCCGGCGCGCTGTTGGCTGGATCAGGGACAATTACAGTACCCGTCTTCGCATCGAAGCGTTGTGCGAGGTAAGCGGTATGAGCAGGGCAAGCCTGCATCGCCATTTTCTGTCAATGACAGGTCTCAGTCCTGTTCAGTATCAGAAACAGCTTAGATTGCAGGAAGCTCGCCAGCTTTTGCTTACCGGTGAACATCGCGCATCTGACGTGGCGTTTGTCGTCGGCTATGAAAGCGCATCACAGTTTAGCCGTGAATATCTCCGGCAATTTGGCGCGCCGCCTGTCCGCGACGTGCGCGCCATACGGATGGCGATAGATACGCCAACTAAGGCGTAGACGGTAGACGGGTTTATTGCTCGCCAGAGTTGACCCAGTGTCGATACTGGCGGCGATTGCAACGTTATAGACGTAGTTATCTGACAGAGTCCCAACCAGAATATTCATGAGTATTAAGCGGGAGTTATTATGAAAAGAGAGGCATTATTCAGGTACGCTCGGGAACATTTTAAATCTGAGCCGGAATATCTCTGGAGTAAGCTGCCGGGCTATGCTGTGCTTCGCCATCACGACGGGAAAAAATGGTTCGCTATCGTGATGAACGTACCCGGCACAAAGCTGGGTCTGAAGACGGATGATGAGCTGGAGGTACTCGAAGTTAAAGTCAGGCCTGAGTATATCGGCTCATTACGCCAAAAAGACGGCATTTTACCCGCTTATCATATGAACAAAGAGCACTGGGTCAGCGTGCTTCTTTCCGGGCGTTTATCGCCTAAGGAAATACATGAACTGCTCGCGGACAGCCATGAATTGACGCACTGATAATATATAAAAAAGATATACTGCAGGAGGTTTTCCTGCAGCGCATTTTTTGTCTAAATAGCTTCTCATATTATCGCTCCACTTTAGCCAGCCCATGTTGATTGCCGGCGAACGGTGAAGCCACGTTCATAAATTGTTTTACCCGTTCCAGTAATTGCCACATATATCGATTCTGGTGGTTTCTCGTTATGGTTTCATGTAACGACAGCCACAGCCGTTCTATCGGATTCAGCCACGGCGAATACGTTGGTAGGAACAGCAATCGGAATTTCGTGTTTTTCTCCAGCCAGCGCTCCACTTTTCGGCTTTTATGGATGATGTAGTTATCCGCTACCAGTGTGATAGTTTTCGCCCGCCGGTATGTGCGCCGCAACGTTTCTAACAAATTGATAAATAAATCAGAACACTTGCTGCTGCCACTAACGTAGTGGATTCGCCCCGTACCCGAATGTAACGCGCCCGCCAGATAATGTTTTTGGTTCTGTCCCGGCGTGGCAATGCGTTTCTGATGCCCTTTTGGCATCCAGTCCGCGCCAATTTTCGGGTTCAGGTCGATATCAACTTCATCCTGATAAAACACGGGATGATTCGTTGACTCCGGAGACAGCGCCTGCTCAATGGCGAGCCGTTTTTCCTCATAGTGTTGATCTTTGATTTTCAACGTGGGCGCGGCTCTGCGCCAGACCATACCTACCTGTTTCAGATATCGGTGCAAGGTAGCGGTGAAGCCTCAGGTCGAAAAGTTGGTTGACGATACGGGTCGGTAACTCCGTGCTCCAACGAGAGCGCAGCCAGCCAAAATCCTGCGGAGAACGTTGTACCAGAAGCGGTAGGACATGCAGGATATCCGTGACGGGCCAGCGTGGAACACGTCCAGCCCTGAGACTTTTTAGTCCTTCAACATCATGTCAAGTAAACCAATTTATCCATCTTCCAACAGATGAACGAGCGGCACAAAGTATTCTGGCGACCTCAGTGACCGTCCTTCCCCGATGCAGCATCAGTATAGCAATGAGGCGTCTGGCATGATTTTTATCGCGGTCTGTTGGGCTTCTTTACGCATCAGTTGTCGTTCTTCATCAGGAATTGCTGCTATGATCGGCATCGCTTAGTCCGGCTGGTGGTTTGTTCTTTTTGGCGATTGATCAGATCGCACAATTCGGACTGAGTTCCCTTCAAGTGATCTACTATTTGGCGAAGTTATTTAGAGATAAAATTAACATTATTAATTTTATCTCTAGTCTCTTTTCTTTTAGATGGCAACCTGTGCATCTCCGGAGCCGGAGTTGTACTGACTTCGCTGCAAATTCAGCAGGGCATAATATTCACCCCGCTTTATCTCCAGTTCAGCCGGTGTTCCACTTTCAACAATTTCGCCTTGTTTTAATACAATTATCCGCGTGGAGTTTTTTACGGCACTCAGACGGTGTGTGACCATTACGGATGTTCTTCCCCTGACAAGTTCAGAAAAGCGAGCAAATAACTCGGTTTCCACTCGCGGATCCATTGCGCTGGTTGGTTCATCAAGTATGATTAATTCCCCGTCAGAAAACAGAGCACGGGCCAGTGCAAGGCGCTGCCACTGACCACCAGAAAGTTCTGTACCGGAATATTCTTTCCCGAGGAAACTGGTTGCATCATGGGGGATTTCCAGCGGGAACTGAGCCTGTTCACAAGTCTGTAAAAAGCGTTGTTGCTCGACCGTACTCATGTTGTTCCTGAACGTGACATTCTCCTGCACCGTCATATTGTAATGGCCAAAATCTTGAAAAATAGCACTAAGGCAACGATGCCATGTCCTTATATCAATGCTGGCAACATCAATCCCGTTCCAGGTAATACGGCCGGATGTGGGGTGGTACAAACGGCAGAGCAGCTTAATCAGTGTTGATTTACCTGCGCCATTTTCACCAACAATAGAAAGCTGGTCACCAGCATGGATCGTTAGATTAATATTGCTGAGAACGTTGTGGCCGTTCTCATAAGAAAAGGAAACATTTTCAAACTTGATTTCATCTAGAGGAGGTATCTCAGAGAGGGAATAGCTGTTCTCCTGCGCAACGCTTTCAAGTTCTCTCAGTCGAGCAAAGAAACTAAAACAGACGCCGATATTAGCAAAGGAATACACCATCCACTGGCAAGATAAACCAAAGAAAGAAATTGATTGTATGGTGCCCAGTAACCCTCCGACAGAAATTCTGCCTGCCTGAAGATATTCAACAAACCAGTACATAACACCTAGGATGGATGCCAGGTATAAAAGATTCCATGGCTGGGGTCTGAGTAATTGTTTGCGTCTGACCTGATTTAATTCATTTTCCAGCTCTTCGAAAGCCTGCGTGTGTTTGGTGAAAAAAAATGATGCTGAACGGAAAATTCTGACCTCTTTAGCTAGCTTCACATCAAGTAGAACACCCAGATAATACCTTATCAGGCGAGCGGCGGTACCTTTTCCCAGCAGAGCTCGAAAAATATCGATTTGTGAAAGTGCAACAGTAAAAGTGATCGGGATAAGCGGCAGAAGAAATGCCAGAGGAAACCACCAGACAACTGAAGCCAGTACCAGAGACAAAGACAACAGCGTTAGTATGCCGCGAAATATATCAACAAGATTAACCAGAAGGTTCAGGGGACGGTGAGCTGCTTCTCTTGAAAGAACCTCAAGATTATCGTGTATGTCCGGTTTCTCGATAATTTTCAGGTCTTCAATGCGGCAGGCTGCCTCCATAATAGTTCGTTGTGTCAGATAGGTGGCATGCTGATTCAGTATACTTTGTAGAGTACTGATAATGGGAGCCAGCACACCGGGGAAGACAAATGTCAATGCCCAGAATACTGCCACGGTCATCAGACCTGAATGATCCGGGCTACTGATGATATTTCCGAGCCGGATGCTTGCCATCACACTCGTGGTAGGCAATAACCCCTGCAGGGCAATGAGGATGATAAACAGCGTGGATAGCCATGGTGATTTCCTGAATAGCAATGAAAGTGAATAGGTCACCAGATTCAGTTTTTCTTTTACCTTCTGCATCAGAAAAGCTCCATTGTCAGGCATTTCCCGTTCGGGAAAATGACAAATTCATCAAAATGTCGAGGAGTATTCAGAATTAGCTCCATCGCATCCCTGGTTTCCGTTCTGTAGAGGGAGGATATCATTTTTACACGGTATGTCTGGTTACCCATTTTTTTGCACGCATGCCGTACAGAGTTTATTGACAGTGAATGTCCATCTGGTGTTGCCAGAAATGTCATGTTTTCAGAAAATACGCCGTATGATGTGATATCGATGCTTCCATGAAATTTGTTTTCGAGTGTCTGACAGAGCGAAGGGTAATGGAGCCATGAAGTGTGCGTTGCATGAAAGTTGTGGCAGATGACAAAAATTAATTCATAACCAAGCTGGATAGCTAACCCGATCTTCTCCGCCATAGCGGTCTCACGCTGTTCCGGCGTTGCTCCAGTCATA is a window of Dickeya solani IPO 2222 DNA encoding:
- a CDS encoding AraC family transcriptional regulator; the encoded protein is MNDSLAPHLEIALRHASPGLTVTRIPRVDLCVGQGSTDKAPCLYRSMICFILQGSKRVAINDTVLSYNSEQYLISALELPLIGQILDAEDGQPYVAVSLVLDPAILAELAANMPSVRESEQKGIGIMINPMTASLRDTLLRLMLLLDTPDDIPILGPMLERELLYRLLQGPQGRLLRQIAQPDGALNSIRRAVGWIRDNYSTRLRIEALCEVSGMSRASLHRHFLSMTGLSPVQYQKQLRLQEARQLLLTGEHRASDVAFVVGYESASQFSREYLRQFGAPPVRDVRAIRMAIDTPTKA
- a CDS encoding MmcQ/YjbR family DNA-binding protein is translated as MKREALFRYAREHFKSEPEYLWSKLPGYAVLRHHDGKKWFAIVMNVPGTKLGLKTDDELEVLEVKVRPEYIGSLRQKDGILPAYHMNKEHWVSVLLSGRLSPKEIHELLADSHELTH
- a CDS encoding ABC transporter ATP-binding protein, which encodes MQKVKEKLNLVTYSLSLLFRKSPWLSTLFIILIALQGLLPTTSVMASIRLGNIISSPDHSGLMTVAVFWALTFVFPGVLAPIISTLQSILNQHATYLTQRTIMEAACRIEDLKIIEKPDIHDNLEVLSREAAHRPLNLLVNLVDIFRGILTLLSLSLVLASVVWWFPLAFLLPLIPITFTVALSQIDIFRALLGKGTAARLIRYYLGVLLDVKLAKEVRIFRSASFFFTKHTQAFEELENELNQVRRKQLLRPQPWNLLYLASILGVMYWFVEYLQAGRISVGGLLGTIQSISFFGLSCQWMVYSFANIGVCFSFFARLRELESVAQENSYSLSEIPPLDEIKFENVSFSYENGHNVLSNINLTIHAGDQLSIVGENGAGKSTLIKLLCRLYHPTSGRITWNGIDVASIDIRTWHRCLSAIFQDFGHYNMTVQENVTFRNNMSTVEQQRFLQTCEQAQFPLEIPHDATSFLGKEYSGTELSGGQWQRLALARALFSDGELIILDEPTSAMDPRVETELFARFSELVRGRTSVMVTHRLSAVKNSTRIIVLKQGEIVESGTPAELEIKRGEYYALLNLQRSQYNSGSGDAQVAI